A window from Onychostoma macrolepis isolate SWU-2019 chromosome 07, ASM1243209v1, whole genome shotgun sequence encodes these proteins:
- the ecsit gene encoding evolutionarily conserved signaling intermediate in Toll pathway, mitochondrial — MIGPRHLLRIQCIGCVARFLGTPVQRLILPAGTHLQTPGSQHNYGQLLRPLHCSAVCSTSRPSQTRLEKTVEDETLNKDKSLVTHDDLFERAARDSKTKADFNRVVDVFNKKDIRRRGHVEFIYAALKKMPQFGVERDIAVYNKLLDVFPKEVFVPRNFIQRMFNHYPRQQECGVQLLEQMENYGIMPNVETKVLLAQIFGEKSHPMRKYQRIMYWFPKFKHANPFPVPHVLLSDPVELARFSLTRIADDLDAKITIYQYPSTDITETGEEVMRPHILGIQSPDQRSLLAKHNPCRPVFVEGPFPLWLRKTCVHYYLLRADPIPPEEKVEEEFDPEMIGPEQSLFYPQRVELDLERDMGDDFSFDVDNVEEGPVYAMCMAGQGDQATLSQWISGLQETCPILGQIPTVFRLESGPRELQTSSDAQQTPEQEVEMEQIIEEEPLHSQRVKQ; from the exons ATGATCGGCCCTCGTCATCTGTTGCGGATCCAGTGTATTGGGTGCGTTGCACGGTTTTTGGGGACACCCGTACAGCGATTGATCCTACCTGCTGGAACACATCTGCAAACCCCTGGATCACAGCACAACTATGGCCAG CTTCTGAGGCCATTGCACTGCAGTGCAGTATGCTCCACGAGTCGTCCAAGCCAGACACGGCTCGAAAAGACAGTTGAAGATGAGACGCTTAATAAAGACAAAAGTTTAGTCACACATGATGATTTATTTGAGCGAGCTGCCAGAGACTCCAAGACCAAGGCTGATTTTAACAGGGTCGTGGATGTTTTTAACAAGAAGGACATTCGGCGACGAGGCCATGTGGAGTTTATTTATGCTGCCCTGAAGAAGATGCCACAATTTGGAGTAGAACGAGACATTGCTGTTTACAACAAACTCCTGGACGTGTTTCCAAAAGAGGTGTTCGTGCCACGGAACTTCATTCAGAGGATGTTTAACCACTACCCACGGCAGCAAGAGTGTGGAGTACAGCTGCTGGAGCAGATGGAGAACTATg GTATCATGCCGAATGTAGAGACCAAGGTTTTACTGGCTCAGATATTTGGGGAAAAGAGTCATCCTATGAGGAAGTACCAGCGTATCATGTACTGGTTTCCCAAATTCAAGCACGCAAACCCCTTCCCCGTCCCACATGTGCTCCTCAGTGACCCAGTAGAGCTCGCTCGATTCAGTCTTACCCGGATTGCAGATGACctggatgctaaaataacaaTCTATCAG TATCCGTCAACAGACATCACAGAGACTGGTGAAGAAGTTATGCGTCCCCATATTTTAG GTATTCAAAGTCCAGACCAGCGCTCCCTTCTGGCCAAACACAATCCCTGCAGGCCTGTGTTTGTCGAAGGCCCGTTTCCACTGTGGCTCAGAAAGACTTGTGTTCATTATTATCTACTCAGGGCAGACCCTATACCGCCTGAGGAAAAG GTTGAGGAAGAATTTGACCCTGAGATGATTGGTCCAGAGCAGAGTCTCTTCTACCCTCAGCGAGTGGAGCTCGACCTGGAAAGAGACATGGGTGATGATTTCAGTTTCGATGTGGATAATG TGGAAGAGGGGCCGGTTTACGCCATGTGTATGGCCGGTCAGGGAGACCAGGCTACTCTGTCTCAGTGGATTTCTGGTCTACAGGAGACCTGTCCCATATTAGGCCAGATCCCTACAGTGTTCCGTCTGGAATCTGGACCCAGAGAACTGCAAACCTCGTCGGATGCTCAGCAAACCCCTGAGCAGGAGGTTGAAATGGAACAAATTATCGAGGAGGAGCCGCTACACTCACAAAGAGTGAAACAGTGA